One genomic region from Actinocatenispora thailandica encodes:
- a CDS encoding CBS domain-containing protein, which translates to MATTKVRDVMTAPVVTINEDATYKQAVELLLGNRIGAIPVLDEQRHLAGIASESDLLAKVALVPDTLEPRLFARHRQRQAMIKAASDRVTSLMSTPVLTVSSDASLVQAARLMHDGAVNHLPVVNETGALVGIVSRGDLLQDFLRSDAEIRGDVVREVVRGALASDPTEIYVEVDDGIVTLSGQVEHDAMIPLVTQLTRAVNGVVDVVNKLTARRVSA; encoded by the coding sequence ATGGCGACCACGAAGGTGCGCGACGTGATGACCGCTCCAGTTGTCACGATCAACGAAGACGCCACCTACAAGCAGGCAGTGGAACTGTTGCTCGGCAACCGGATCGGTGCGATCCCGGTCCTGGACGAACAACGGCACCTGGCCGGAATCGCCTCGGAGTCGGACCTGCTGGCCAAGGTCGCGCTGGTACCCGACACGCTGGAACCCCGGCTGTTCGCCCGGCACCGGCAGCGCCAGGCCATGATCAAGGCGGCGAGCGATCGCGTCACCAGCCTGATGTCGACCCCGGTACTGACCGTGTCGTCGGATGCCAGCCTGGTGCAGGCGGCGCGGCTGATGCACGACGGTGCCGTCAACCACCTGCCGGTGGTGAACGAGACTGGTGCCCTGGTCGGCATCGTGTCCCGGGGGGACCTGCTGCAGGACTTCCTCCGCAGCGACGCCGAGATCCGCGGCGACGTCGTTCGGGAGGTCGTGCGCGGGGCGCTTGCCTCCGACCCCACCGAGATCTACGTGGAGGTCGACGACGGCATCGTCACGCTGTCCGGGCAGGTCGAACACGACGCGATGATCCCGCTGGTCACCCAGCTCACCCGGGCGGTCAACGGCGTGGTGGACGTGGTCAACAAGCTGACCGCCCGGCGGGTGTCCGCCTGA
- a CDS encoding universal stress protein — MSTVMGGAHQHGGRIVVGVDGSASAQQALRWAIRQATVTETPVEAITAWEMPPYHGMAPSLDVDLSGAAREVLDDAIDEAVKETGLSVRIEAHVMNANPATALINAARNADLLVVGSRGKGGFVQALLGSVSQRCAQHAGCPVVIVRAAAD, encoded by the coding sequence ATGTCGACAGTCATGGGTGGCGCGCACCAGCACGGCGGGCGCATCGTCGTCGGGGTCGACGGCTCGGCATCCGCGCAGCAGGCGCTGCGCTGGGCGATCCGGCAGGCAACGGTGACCGAGACACCGGTCGAGGCGATCACGGCCTGGGAGATGCCGCCGTACCACGGGATGGCGCCCAGTCTCGACGTCGATCTCTCCGGTGCGGCACGCGAGGTGCTGGATGACGCGATCGACGAGGCGGTGAAGGAAACCGGGCTGAGCGTGCGCATCGAGGCACACGTGATGAACGCGAACCCGGCCACCGCGTTGATCAACGCCGCCCGCAACGCCGATCTGCTGGTCGTCGGTTCCCGCGGGAAGGGCGGCTTCGTCCAGGCGCTGCTGGGCTCGGTGAGCCAGCGTTGCGCCCAGCATGCCGGATGCCCGGTGGTCATCGTCCGGGCCGCCGCCGACTGA
- a CDS encoding Acg family FMN-binding oxidoreductase, translated as MATIDLPAAPAGDRGASSGPLWRAVSIALRAPSIFNTQPWRWRLRSGNAWLSADRTRQLANIDPDGRLLTVSCGVALHHAGRALAAIGHRPDILRWPDPDRPDLLARLSAGAAREPTPEDVRALHAMLSRRTDRRPSAQDVQLPGYQLDALRDAVEAHGVHLHVVREEQLPVLAVAAAHAAQVELADPELRDDLDRWTHRSPAEHDGITADTVVASVARRVPQRPFLPDREAQLSPGTGSDRSASYAVLFTDADDRQAWLAAGEALSALLIDATQRHVSVNPISSAVEVAASRAELSGMLCHVGYPVLALRLALGAGRPPRSPRRAPSDVIDT; from the coding sequence ATGGCTACGATCGACCTCCCTGCCGCGCCGGCGGGAGACCGAGGTGCGTCGTCCGGGCCGTTGTGGCGTGCGGTGAGCATCGCGCTGCGCGCCCCGTCGATCTTCAACACCCAACCCTGGCGATGGCGCCTCCGGTCCGGCAACGCGTGGCTGTCGGCCGATCGGACCCGCCAGCTGGCCAACATCGACCCGGACGGCCGGCTGCTCACGGTCAGCTGCGGTGTCGCGCTACACCACGCTGGGCGCGCCCTGGCCGCCATCGGCCACCGACCCGACATCCTGCGGTGGCCCGACCCGGACCGGCCCGATCTGCTGGCCCGACTGTCCGCCGGGGCCGCCCGCGAGCCGACGCCGGAGGACGTCCGGGCGCTGCACGCGATGCTGTCGCGCCGCACCGACCGCCGCCCCAGCGCGCAGGACGTGCAGCTGCCGGGCTACCAGCTCGATGCGTTGCGCGATGCGGTGGAGGCGCACGGCGTGCACCTGCACGTGGTGCGCGAGGAACAGCTGCCGGTGCTGGCCGTGGCGGCGGCGCATGCCGCCCAGGTCGAACTCGCCGACCCGGAGCTGCGCGACGATCTCGACCGCTGGACCCATCGCTCGCCCGCCGAGCACGACGGGATCACCGCCGACACGGTGGTCGCCTCGGTCGCCCGGCGCGTCCCGCAGCGGCCGTTCCTGCCCGACCGTGAGGCGCAGCTGTCTCCCGGTACCGGCAGTGACCGGTCGGCGAGCTACGCGGTGCTGTTCACCGACGCCGACGACCGCCAGGCCTGGCTGGCGGCCGGTGAGGCGCTGTCCGCGCTGCTCATCGACGCCACCCAGCGACACGTCTCGGTGAATCCGATCAGCAGCGCGGTCGAGGTTGCGGCCTCCCGCGCCGAGCTGTCCGGGATGCTCTGCCACGTCGGCTATCCGGTGCTGGCACTGCGGTTGGCTCTCGGCGCCGGGCGCCCGCCACGGTCGCCCCGCCGGGCACCGTCCGACGTGATCGACACCTGA
- a CDS encoding Hsp20/alpha crystallin family protein, with amino-acid sequence MAGTSVELLPRELWDWLPWPGMRPWRDAASMRIEDSLDDGQYVIRAELPGIDPETGLAVTVSNGLLKIHAERRSESKTHRHDEFSYGSFDRILPLPEGADEGSVTARYDKGVLEIRMRVEGKRAEPRTVPVETE; translated from the coding sequence ATGGCTGGTACAAGTGTCGAACTGTTGCCCCGGGAGCTGTGGGACTGGTTGCCCTGGCCGGGAATGCGACCCTGGCGTGACGCGGCGTCGATGCGGATCGAGGACTCGCTGGATGACGGGCAGTACGTGATCCGCGCCGAACTGCCGGGTATCGACCCCGAAACGGGCCTGGCGGTGACGGTGTCCAACGGTCTGCTCAAGATCCACGCCGAGCGACGGTCGGAGTCCAAGACCCACCGGCACGACGAGTTCTCCTACGGCTCGTTCGACCGGATCCTGCCGCTGCCCGAGGGAGCCGACGAAGGCAGCGTGACGGCTCGGTACGACAAGGGTGTGCTGGAGATCCGGATGCGGGTCGAGGGCAAGCGCGCCGAACCCCGCACCGTACCGGTCGAGACCGAATAG
- a CDS encoding DUF1876 domain-containing protein has protein sequence MHQKRWNVEIFVDDDEGRSYAEARLHTGEAESVTGRGRARVNPADDDIPEIGDELAVARALTDLGHRLLLTSSRDISAVTHDEVRLTH, from the coding sequence ATGCATCAGAAGCGCTGGAACGTCGAGATCTTCGTGGACGACGACGAGGGCCGCAGCTATGCGGAGGCTCGGTTGCACACCGGCGAAGCCGAGTCGGTGACCGGGCGCGGTCGTGCCCGGGTCAACCCGGCCGACGACGACATCCCGGAGATCGGCGACGAACTCGCCGTGGCACGCGCCCTGACCGACCTCGGACACCGGCTGCTGTTGACCTCGTCCCGGGACATCTCGGCGGTCACCCATGACGAGGTTCGGCTCACCCACTGA